A single genomic interval of Pseudochaenichthys georgianus chromosome 3, fPseGeo1.2, whole genome shotgun sequence harbors:
- the LOC117466233 gene encoding transmembrane 6 superfamily member 1-like, with protein MSASAASAGTGVFVLSLMSIPICYLFNSLIANSAQAFIFAGCSTVIILSIAHVMFKKKAPADPLFYVYAVYAFFSVVNLIVGLEQDNIIDGFVTFYLRQANPHINTAHGHMISYWDGCVHYLMYLLMIAAITWGDSYRAIGLYWVGSFLMRAIVYILGSTVGKHGTEVNYFLLLHMLYISVSVWACFRIFSQPSTQEDELTEAEQKSLLDRPLDLLFIIYLVLAFAFCVFRGLVVLDCSSTWCQEYTQQYEPYLKDPTAYPKVQMLVGMLYSGPYYIITLYGLMVPGCEWMPDLTLVHSGALAQAQFTHICASLHTRTPFSYRVPAGGQPVFLLVNILYALMPQALCYRCRTRPAFFLRPTPDKKTE; from the exons ATGAGTGCGTCTGCAGCGTCTGCAGGGACGGGAGTGTTTGTGCTCTCCTTGATGTCCATCCCCATCTGCTATTTATTTAATTCCCTCATAGCCAACAG CGCTCAAGCTTTCATCTTCGCTGGGTGTTCAACAGTCATCATCCTGTCAATTGCACATGTTATGTTCAAGAAGAAGGCTCCAGCAGATCCTCTTTTCTATG TGTATGCAGTGTATGCCTTCTTCAGTGTTGTGAATCTGATAGTTGGGTTGGAGCAGGACAACATCATTGATGGATTTGTGACATTTTACCTCAGGCAGGCAA atccacatattaacacagcACATGGGCACATGATCTCCTACTGGGATGGCTGTGTTCACTATCTCATGTATCTGCTCATGATTGCTGCGATTACTTGGGG GGACAGTTACCGAGCCATTGGTCTCTACTGGGTGGGATCTTTTCTCATGCGTGCCATAGTCTACATTCTTGGGAGTACTGTGG GAAAGCATGGAACCGAAGTTAATTATTTCTTGCTCCTGCACATGCTATACATCTCAGTGTCTGTTTGGGCCTGCTTCCGCATCTTCAGTCAGCCCTCCACACAGGAAGATGAGTTGACT GAGGCTGAACAAAAAAGTTTACTAGACAGACCTCTGGACTTACTGTTCATCATCTACCTCGTCCTTGCTTTCGCTTTCTGTGTCTTCAGAGGCCTG GTTGTTCTGGACTGTTCCAGCACATGGTGTCAAGAGTACACACAGCAGTACGAGCCTTACCTGAAAGACCCTACTGCCTATCCTAAAGTACAG ATGCTGGTGGGCATGCTGTACTCTGGACCGTACTACATCATTACTCTCTACGGGCTGATGGTCCCTGGATGTGAGTGGATGCCGGACCTGACTCTGGTGCACTCTGGAGCTCTGGCACAG GCCCAGTTCACTCATATCTGTGCGTCACTTCACACACGGACACCGTTCTCATACAGAGTGCCTGCTGGCGGCCAGCCTGTCTTCTTGCTGGTCAACATCCTGTACGCTCTGATGCCTCAAGCACTGTGCTACCGCTGCCGCACCAGGCCTGCCTTCTTCCTCAGGCCAACGCCAGATAAAAAGACTGAATGA